The Pseudomonas entomophila genome segment TGTCGAGCATCGTCGATAACCTGATACTGTTGCGCTTCGCCGAGCTAGAAGCCCGCCTGCACCGCGTATTGTCGATTGTCAAGGTGCGCGACAGCGAGCATGAGCCGGCCCTGCAGGCGCTGCACCTCGGGCCCCATGGCATCAGCCTGGGGCAGGTGTTCGACGGTGCCAGCGGTGTGCTCAGTGGTACGGCGGTCCCTCAGGGAGATCGCTGATGATAGCGCGATGAATACCATCTTGATCGTCGATGACGAATACCTGATCGCCAATATCCTGGGCTTTGCCCTGGAAGACGAAGGCTTTCTGGTGGAAAAGGCCAGCAACGGGAGTAAGGCCTTGGATGCATTGAGGGAGAAACGCGTAGACCTGGTAATCACCGACTACATGATGCCAGTGCGCAATGGCCTGGAACTGGCGCGAGCTATCCGCGAGGAACTGCAACTGCCGGACCTGCCGGTGATTCTCATGAGCGGCGCCCAAGCCAGCCAGGGGCGCGATTGCCCGGAGCTGTTCGCGGCGGTGTTCGACAAGCCATTCGACATGGACAGGATGATCGCCAAGGTGCGCGAACTGCTGGGCACCTGAGGCTCAGGGTGGCTCCCCCGCGTGGGCGGGCAGTCGATCAGACGCGTCCGTGCGGCTTGTAACCTGGTGTTGTCAGTGGTGCTCGTTGTCTTTCTCCGGGGCTGGGCTACCCGCCTGGATACGCTTGAAAATCTCTTCACGGTGCACCTGGACGTCCTTGGGTGCATCAATGCCGATCCTCACTTGCATCCCCTTGACGCCCAGAATGGTGACTTTGATGTCATCGTTGATGATGATGCTTTCGCCAACCTTGCGGGTGAGTATCAGCATGTAGTTCTCCTTGGTGGTGTAGAAAACCGCGGGGCCTATGCCCAACGGGTGGGAGCTTGTCCCTCTTCCTTCTCATTAAAGACGCTTTCGGCGGATAGTAATTCCCTGGCGGACAAATTCTGTTGCCAGTCTTCAGGTGAAGATGCCGCTGAAAATGACAAAGCCAGCATCGGCGAAGGTGCTTGGTGGCAAGGATAGGGTGCTTGGCGTCATATGGGAAATTTCTGTGCTCGATGGGTTAAATAGTCCGCGTCAATGATCGTCCAGGCCTTGCAGAAAGCGCAGCAGGGCCACTTCCTCCATCTCCAGGCCTTTGCGCTGGCGGGCACGAGGCAGTTTGGCCAGATGTCCCAACTGAAAATGTTCCAGCACGGCGGGGTGGATGTAACAGCGCCGGCAGACCGCCGGGGTGTTTCCCAGCCGGGCTGCCACCTGGCGGACAATCGCGGCCACCTGGCGCCTGGCCTCGCTGTCAGGCTCCCACGCCAGTGGTTTCAACAGGTCGAGGGCCAGGCTGGTGCCCGCCCAGGTGCGGTAGTCCTTGGCCGTGAAGTCGGCCCCCGTGAGTTGCTGGATGAACTGGTTGATATCGGTCGAGCCGACGCAGTGGCGTTGCCCTTGCTCGTCGAGGTATTGGAACAATGCCTGGCCGGGCAGTTCGATGCAGCGCTTGAGCAGCCCGGCCAGGCGCCTGTCGCGCAGTGTGACGTCATGCTCGACGCCGCGTTTGCCACGGAACTGGAAGCGTATGCTGCTGCCCCGCACCCTGACGTGACGTGTCGCGAGGGTGGTCAGCCCATAGGAGCGATTGTCACGCAGGTACTGACGGTTCCCGATGCGTATCAGCGTGTTGTCGAGCAGGCTGATGACCAGCGCCATGACCTTCTCACGGCCGAGGCCGGGGCGCGCCAGGTGACGATCCAACTGTTTGCGCAGGCCCGGCAGGGCTTCGGCGAAGGCCAGCATGCGGTCGTACTTGTGCTGATCGCGCAGTTCGCGCCAGAGGCTGTGGTAGCGATACTGCTTGCGCCCGCGGGCGTCGCGGCCGGTGGCCTGCAGATGCCCCTGCGGATCGGCGCAGATCCACACATCGGTATAGGCGGGCGGGATTACCAGCGCGGCGATGCGTGCGAGTGTTTCGCTATCGCGTATCCGCTTGCCTTGCATATCGAAGTAATGAAAGCGATCGCGCCAACGGCGCCGCGTCAGGCCGGGCTGGGTGTCATCGACATAATGCAATGAGGCGGGCAAGGGGCAGTCAGGCATCCTGGGGATCCTGGTGAGGGTCATGCTGCAGTGGACACCTGCAGCACTGGCATTGCTCAACCCAGGAGTGCAACCGACTTTATCTGTGCCCATAGCAACTGACCGGCTTGCACACCCAGTTGCTCGGCCGAGTAACGGGTGATGCGTGCCAGCAGCGGGTTGCCGGCGGCATCCAGGCTGACCAGAACATGGGCCGGGTTGTCGGCGGGGCGGCATTCGCGTACCCGCACCGGCAAGCGGTTGAGGATGCTCGAGGCAGCGTCGGCGTTCAGCGCCAGGCTCACGTCGCGCGCCTGCACCTTGAGCCGCAGGGTGCTGCCGACGTGCAGGTCCGGATGGGCGATGCGCAGCAGTTGCCCGTCGCTGCCGGGCAGGCGCAGGTCGAACAGCCCGTAATGCGGATCATGGCCGACCACCACGCCTTCGAGCACGACGCCGGCGTCCTCGCCCTGGGCCAGCGACAGGTCGAGGCGGGCCAGGGTATGGCCGATGGGGCCACTGGCCACGGCCTTGCCGTGTTCCAGCAGCACGAGGTGGTCGGCCAGGCGTGCCACTTCGTCCTGGGCATGGCTGACGTAGATCAGCGGGATGTCCAGTTCGTCGTGCAAACGTTCCAGGTAGGGCAGGATCTCGCGTTTGCGCGCACTGTCCAGGGCTGCCAGGGGTTCGTCCATCAGCAGCAACCGCGGGCTGCTTAGCAGTGCCCGGGCAATGCCGACACGCTGGGCCTCGCCGCCGGACAGCGTTGCCGGTTTGCGCTCGAGCAGGTGGCCGATACCAAGCAGTTGGCAGGCTTGCGCCTGGTTGATCTTGCGTTCGGCGGGGGCTATGCGGCGCCAGCCGAATTCCAGGTTGCCGCGTACCGACAGGTGCGGGAACAGGCTGGCTTCCTGGAATACATAGCCCACTGGGCGTTTATGGGGGGCGAGGAAGTGCCCGCGTGCGCTGTCCTCCCAGACCTTGCCGTTGACCTCGATGTAGGCGCTGGCGGCACGCTCGAGCCCGGCCAGGCAGCGCAGGCAAGAGGTCTTGCCCGAACCCGAGTGGCCAAAGAGAGCGCTGATGCCACGGCCAGGCAAGCGCAGGTCGACATCCAGGGTGAAATCGTCGCGGACCATTTGCAGCCGCGCCTGTATCGTTTTCGTCATTTCAGCTCCAGCCCGCCTTGCCACGGCGGCCAGCATAGAGCATCAGCAGCACCAGGAAGGAGAACACCAGCATGGCCCCGGCCAGCCAGTGGGCCTGGGCGTATTCCATGGCCTCGACGTGATCGAAGATCTGCACCGAGACCACGCGGGTCTTGTCGGGGATGTTGCCGCCAATCATCAGCACCACACCGAATTCGCCCACGGTGTGGGCGAAGCCGAGGATGCTGGCGGTGATGAAGCCGGGCCGGGCCAGCGGCAGCACCACATGAACGAAGGTGTCCCAGGGGCTGGCGCGCAGTGTCGCGGCCACCTCCAGCGGGCGTTGGCCGATGGCGCCGAAGGCGTTCTGCAGGGGCTGCACCACGAATGGCATGGAGTACACCACCGAACCGATCACCAACCCGGTGAAGCTGAACACCACGCTGCCCAAACCCAAGGCTTGGGTAGCCTGGCCAATCCAGCCATGGGGGCCGAGGGCCAGCAGCAGGTAGAAACCGATCACCGTCGGTGGCAGCACCAGAGGCAGGGCCACCACCGCGCCAATTGGCCCGCGCAGCCAGGAACGAGTGCGGGCCAGCCACCAGGCGATGGGCGTGCCCACCACCAGCAGGATGGCAGTGGTCAGGCTGGCCAGCTTGATGGTCAGCCAGATCGCCCCCAGGTCACTGGCGTCGAGCGGCATCAGATTTCATAGCCGTACGATTTGATCAGCGCAGCGGCTTTCGGGCCCTTGAGGTAGTCGACCAGTGCCTTGGCGGCGGGGTTATCCTTGCCTTTGTTGAGGATGACCGCGTCCTGGCGGATTGGGTCATGCAGTTCGGACGGGACGATCCATGCCGAGCCCTCGGTGATCTTGCCGTCCTTGTAGACTTGCGACAGGGCGACGAAGCCCAGCTCGGCATTGCCGGTGGAGACGAACTGGAAGGCTTGGGTGATGTTCTGGCCCTCGACGATCTTGCCCTTGATGGCCCCGGTCAGCTTGAGCTTGTCCAGCACCTGGGTGGCGGCCAGGCCGTAAGGCGCTGCCTTGGGGTTGGCGATCGACAGGTGCTGGAACGCGTTCTTCTTCAGCACGTCACCCTTCGTATCGACATAACCTGGCTTGGCCGACCACAGTGCCAGGGTGCCGACGGCGTAGGTGAAACGCGATCCCTCGACGATCTCCTTTTCCTGCTCGAGTTTGGCGGGGGTGGTGTCGTCGGCGGCGAGAAATACCTCGAACGGTGCACCGTTCTTGATCTGTGCGTAGAACTGGCCGGTGGCGCCATAGGCGGCGACCAGCGTGTGGCCGGTGTCCTTCTCGAAGTCCTTGGCGATGGCCTGGATGGGCGCGGTGAAGTTGGCCGCCACAGCGACCTGCACTTCATCTGCCAGGGCGTTGTTGACGGAAACCAGGGTAGCCAGGGCACTGATGGCCAGGTGGGACAGGCGAATACGCATGCAGACGGCTCCTAAGGGGCGGCGGGTTATCGTTATATTGTGGAATATATAGCGATAAGCCATCCGTCGGGAAGAGGGCGGTCGGGGGACTTGATCAGAAGGTCAGTTTTTTCAATGCGTTGTCCGCGATGTCCCGGGTCAGCTCGCCGGCAGGCATGTGCCGCCCAAGGCGCAGGGCCTGGCCGGACCACAGGTTGCTGAAGTCGGCGTTGCCCTGCGCATCGGTGATTGCCCGCAATGGCATTAGCGCGCCGCCTGCCAGGGGGAAGCGTGGGGCGAGGGTGTTCATCGGCCCAAGCTCGCGCATAAGCCGGTTGTTGATGCCCCGCGCGGGGCGGCCGGTGAACAGGTTGGTCAGCGCTGTATCGCTGGCGGGGGCAGTGTCGAGCGCGCGGCGGTGGGCCGCGGAGACTTTCGCTTCCGGGCAGAACAGGTAGGCCGTGCCGATCTGTACGGCCGAGGCGCCCAGCGCGAGGGCGGCGATCAGGCCGCGGTGGTCGCCGATCCCGCCGGCGGCGATCACTGGCACCCGCACGGCATCGACGATCTGCGGTACCAGGGCGAACGTGCCGATCTGGCTGGTGATGTCGTCACTGAGGAACATGCCGCGATGACCGCCGGCTTCATAGCCCATGGCGATGATCGCATCGCAGCCATGCTGTTCCAGCCAGCGGGCTTCCTCGACCGTGGTGGCGCTGGACAGTACCTTGGCGCCACTGGCTTTGACCCGCTGCAGCAGCGTCATCGCGGGTAGGCCGAAGTGGAAGCTGACCACTTCCGGGCGTAGCGCCTCGACCAGTTGGCAACCCTGCTCATCGAAGGGCGCGCGGTTGGAGACGGGACTAGGCGCGTCGAAATCGGCGCCGACTTCGTCGTAGTAGGGCTTGAGTGCCTGTTTCCAGCGCGTGTCGCGTTCAGGGTCGGGCTCGGGAGGCTGGTGGCAGAAGAAGTTCAGGTTGAGCGGGCCCTGGCAGGCGGCGCGGAACGCCTCGATCTCGCCACGCACCTGTTCGATCGTGAGCATGGCGCAGGGCAGGGCGCCCAGGCCGCCGGCATTGCCCACGGCGATGGCCATGGCCGCGCCGCTGGCGCCGGCCATGGGCGCCTGGAGGATGGGCACCTCGATGCCCAGCAGGTCGAGGATGCGGCGGTCTTGCCAGGTGCTCATGGGCGACTCCTTTCGTGCGGCGGGATCGGACGTGGTTACAGCGCCTTGCTCACCTGGATGTCGCTGATCTTGTCGGCATCGTCGCCGTGGATCTTGCGCAGGGCTTCCCGGGCTTGCTCGAGGGAGGCGTCCGGCATCTGGGCGAAGTCCCAACGGCGCTCGCCGTCGAGCTTGTACTTGATCACATACTTGATGGTCTGGGTCATGCGGTCTTATCCGAGTTTCGACGACGAGCGGCGAATGATCTTGATCTTGTGGGTGAGTGTTGGCTTGCGTGTCACCGAGATCGGCCGTGTGGTCACGGTGTCGATGGTGATGTTCCAGAAGCCGGTGCTGGGCACGGTGATCTTGGCCGGGAAGCGTTCGAAGTGGCCGCCGTGATAGGTGTGCCGGCCGCCGTTCTTGAAGCTGCGGAAGTTGGCGTCGTTCATCAGGCGGATGTTGCAGCGCTGGGAGCATTCGATGACGACGATGTCGTCCTCGTTCAGGTGCTCGCGCTGGTGTACGAATTTCATGGGGTGCTCCGCAAGGATTGGGTTCTGCAAAGGCGAAAGATATCACGATGTGAGGGTACACTTGCGCCCGGGCTGGCCAGGCCAAGGAGATTTCTGCCAGAGAGGGGAGCAAATCCGCCTGGTCGTGGTCACAGGATGACTTTTGAAGTTGGAGATGGCGTGCATGAAGTGGATGGTAGCGGCAGCTGCGCTGGCGTTGGGTGGTTGTGTCAGTGTCGCGGAGCTGGAACAGACTCACGCGACCCTGGATGTGATCTCCGGCAAGACGCCGCGTGAATACGCGGATTGCGTGAAGCGCAAGCTTGCGGATTCGCGGGACCCGCTGCAGGAAGAAGGGGCGGGCGATTCGCTGCGCCTGATCGTGCCGCAGAAGGTGTCGGCGGGTGTCGGCCCTGCCGCGCTGGTGGATATCGACAAGCGTGGGAGTGGTAGCGCCATCAAAGTGTATGAGCGTTTGAACAACTTCCCGCTGCGCCTGGGGGATGTACGCAGTGCGACGACCGCATGCATTTCAGGTTCTTGATCCAGCTCAGCAAATGAGCGATTAAACGGCGGTTTGCCCGTTTCCTGCCCGGTGGCGCGTTGTCGCATGCCGGGGAATAGGCCTAGTATTTATTGGCTTATATCGTTTAAGCCTAAGCTTATAACAAGGAAATGGAGCCTCCGTGATGAAACCCCTGAGCCGTGTCGTGATCGGCAGCGTGCTGATCTTGGCCTGGCCCTCGGCGCACGCTGCCGATGGCCAGAAAATCTTCAATCAGGGCGGGCAGAACCCCGCTGCCATGGCTTGTCTGGGCTGCCATGGCGCGGACGGCAAGGGTATTGCCGCCGCTGGTTTTCCCCGCTTGGCCGGCTTGCCTGCTCGCTATCTGGCCAAGCAACTGCACGACTTTCGCAACGCCAGCCGCAAGCAGGCGGTAATGGAGCCGTTGGCCAAGGCGCTGGACGATGCGGAAATCGAAGCGGTGAGCGCTTACCTGAGCACACTCCCAGCTGACGCGGCCCCCGATCAGCGCCGCCAGCAGATTGCCACCGATCCGGTCACCCGCCTGGCACTGTATGGCGACTGGAGCCGCCAGATCCCCGGTTGCGTGCAATGTCATGGGCCTGGCGGCAGTGGTGTTGGCGAGCACTTTCCACCCTTGGCCGGGCAGCCGGCCGGTTACCTGGTGGCGCAGCTCAATGCCTGGCGCGACGGCAGTCGCAGCAACGACCCCAATCAGTTGATGGTCAATGTCGCCAAGGCGATGACCGACGCCGAGGTCAAGGCGGTCGCCGAGTACTTCGCCCATCCCGCTGTCCAGGAGGCCAAGCCATGAAAGCCGTGATTCCAGCCCTGCTGTTGTTGGCCATGAGTGGTACCCAGGCGGCGCCGATCGCCATGGAAGACCAATCCCAGCTCAAGGTGCCTGGCGCCCAGGCCGCGCCGCTATTCGTGCCGCCGAGCGAGGATGCGATCCCGGACAATGCCTTCGGCAAGATGGTCCGCCAGGGGCATGCGCTGTTCGTCGATACCCGGCGCCTGATGCCCGAGGCCGTGGGCAATGGCTTGAACTGCAGCAATTGC includes the following:
- a CDS encoding DNA topoisomerase IB, with the translated sequence MPDCPLPASLHYVDDTQPGLTRRRWRDRFHYFDMQGKRIRDSETLARIAALVIPPAYTDVWICADPQGHLQATGRDARGRKQYRYHSLWRELRDQHKYDRMLAFAEALPGLRKQLDRHLARPGLGREKVMALVISLLDNTLIRIGNRQYLRDNRSYGLTTLATRHVRVRGSSIRFQFRGKRGVEHDVTLRDRRLAGLLKRCIELPGQALFQYLDEQGQRHCVGSTDINQFIQQLTGADFTAKDYRTWAGTSLALDLLKPLAWEPDSEARRQVAAIVRQVAARLGNTPAVCRRCYIHPAVLEHFQLGHLAKLPRARQRKGLEMEEVALLRFLQGLDDH
- the modB gene encoding molybdate ABC transporter permease subunit; its protein translation is MPLDASDLGAIWLTIKLASLTTAILLVVGTPIAWWLARTRSWLRGPIGAVVALPLVLPPTVIGFYLLLALGPHGWIGQATQALGLGSVVFSFTGLVIGSVVYSMPFVVQPLQNAFGAIGQRPLEVAATLRASPWDTFVHVVLPLARPGFITASILGFAHTVGEFGVVLMIGGNIPDKTRVVSVQIFDHVEAMEYAQAHWLAGAMLVFSFLVLLMLYAGRRGKAGWS
- a CDS encoding c-type cytochrome: MKPLSRVVIGSVLILAWPSAHAADGQKIFNQGGQNPAAMACLGCHGADGKGIAAAGFPRLAGLPARYLAKQLHDFRNASRKQAVMEPLAKALDDAEIEAVSAYLSTLPADAAPDQRRQQIATDPVTRLALYGDWSRQIPGCVQCHGPGGSGVGEHFPPLAGQPAGYLVAQLNAWRDGSRSNDPNQLMVNVAKAMTDAEVKAVAEYFAHPAVQEAKP
- the modC gene encoding molybdenum ABC transporter ATP-binding protein, encoding MTKTIQARLQMVRDDFTLDVDLRLPGRGISALFGHSGSGKTSCLRCLAGLERAASAYIEVNGKVWEDSARGHFLAPHKRPVGYVFQEASLFPHLSVRGNLEFGWRRIAPAERKINQAQACQLLGIGHLLERKPATLSGGEAQRVGIARALLSSPRLLLMDEPLAALDSARKREILPYLERLHDELDIPLIYVSHAQDEVARLADHLVLLEHGKAVASGPIGHTLARLDLSLAQGEDAGVVLEGVVVGHDPHYGLFDLRLPGSDGQLLRIAHPDLHVGSTLRLKVQARDVSLALNADAASSILNRLPVRVRECRPADNPAHVLVSLDAAGNPLLARITRYSAEQLGVQAGQLLWAQIKSVALLG
- the modA gene encoding molybdate ABC transporter substrate-binding protein, which gives rise to MRIRLSHLAISALATLVSVNNALADEVQVAVAANFTAPIQAIAKDFEKDTGHTLVAAYGATGQFYAQIKNGAPFEVFLAADDTTPAKLEQEKEIVEGSRFTYAVGTLALWSAKPGYVDTKGDVLKKNAFQHLSIANPKAAPYGLAATQVLDKLKLTGAIKGKIVEGQNITQAFQFVSTGNAELGFVALSQVYKDGKITEGSAWIVPSELHDPIRQDAVILNKGKDNPAAKALVDYLKGPKAAALIKSYGYEI
- a CDS encoding NAD(P)H-dependent flavin oxidoreductase, with translation MSTWQDRRILDLLGIEVPILQAPMAGASGAAMAIAVGNAGGLGALPCAMLTIEQVRGEIEAFRAACQGPLNLNFFCHQPPEPDPERDTRWKQALKPYYDEVGADFDAPSPVSNRAPFDEQGCQLVEALRPEVVSFHFGLPAMTLLQRVKASGAKVLSSATTVEEARWLEQHGCDAIIAMGYEAGGHRGMFLSDDITSQIGTFALVPQIVDAVRVPVIAAGGIGDHRGLIAALALGASAVQIGTAYLFCPEAKVSAAHRRALDTAPASDTALTNLFTGRPARGINNRLMRELGPMNTLAPRFPLAGGALMPLRAITDAQGNADFSNLWSGQALRLGRHMPAGELTRDIADNALKKLTF
- the csrA gene encoding carbon storage regulator CsrA, whose translation is MLILTRKVGESIIINDDIKVTILGVKGMQVRIGIDAPKDVQVHREEIFKRIQAGSPAPEKDNEHH
- a CDS encoding DUF1883 domain-containing protein, with the protein product MKFVHQREHLNEDDIVVIECSQRCNIRLMNDANFRSFKNGGRHTYHGGHFERFPAKITVPSTGFWNITIDTVTTRPISVTRKPTLTHKIKIIRRSSSKLG
- a CDS encoding response regulator produces the protein MNTILIVDDEYLIANILGFALEDEGFLVEKASNGSKALDALREKRVDLVITDYMMPVRNGLELARAIREELQLPDLPVILMSGAQASQGRDCPELFAAVFDKPFDMDRMIAKVRELLGT